One Brachyhypopomus gauderio isolate BG-103 unplaced genomic scaffold, BGAUD_0.2 sc67, whole genome shotgun sequence DNA segment encodes these proteins:
- the LOC143490896 gene encoding uncharacterized protein LOC143490896 yields MEKSPPPPYPTAGYEHSAASYAMPYTYPGQPVATPVYQANVQPGIQQSVTVVQAAPAPVIMQPMQPSVTVVQAGSTPAVIRTVQSTGPGTNPTVVMSPKDVPVQMNCPYCQQQVITVTKPIPGALTWILFATLFIFLLWPFCLVPFCVHSCNDMEHRCPACQRVLYLHRRM; encoded by the exons ATGGAGAAAAGTCCTCCTCCACCGTACCCTACAGCTGGGTACGAACACTCAGCAGCCAGTTATGCCATGCCGTATACCTATCCCGGGCAGCCAG TGGCTACACCTGTGTACCAGGCAAATGTCCAACCTGGGATTCAGCAGTCAGTAACGGTGGTCCAGGCTGCACCTGCTCCAGTAATCATGCAGCCCATGCAGCCGTCAGTAACGGTGGTCCAGGCAGGTTCCACTCCAGCAGTCATCCGGACTGTGCAGTCGACGGGACCAGGGACAAATCCCACAG TGGTTATGTCACCAAAAGATGTGCCTGTACAGATGAACTGTCCTTACTGTCAGCAGCAAGTCATCACAGTGACCAAGCCCATCCCTGGAGCCCTCACCTGGATTCTTTTTGCTACTCTCTTTATATTCTT ACTATGGCCGTTCTGCCTGGTTCCTTTCTGCGTGCATTCCTGCAACGACATGGAGCATCGCTGTCCCGCCTGCCAGCGTGTCCTCTACCTCCACAGGCGCATGTGA